One stretch of Miscanthus floridulus cultivar M001 chromosome 18, ASM1932011v1, whole genome shotgun sequence DNA includes these proteins:
- the LOC136524287 gene encoding uncharacterized protein: MSHAKEKIKLSFAVDSKKLLLKKILEIIDKRWVKQMNHPLYGAALYLNPGKLHPLIWDNEDAVVGQLRGSFHDVLARMVEDEELRDKIDAQSLDYEALRGDALSNKMAKQNLKKLSPLDWWRSYGGRAIELQRFARCIVSLYASSSGYERNWSTFEFIHTKKRNRLLHKRLNAIVFVSYNRKMKTRFQIRHEKKGKSFDPLVIDQFDWDNEWADCCCVHPQGVRGCEVAENENGLTWELVDEALGASSSLRGRNLKRKTNNKRARNAPSGLVEDSGSANEEEEDDHDSHDDADMSGCEDAPSGTNGDGENVDATNVHDEFDDGY, from the exons ATGAGTCATGCAAAAGAGAAGATAAAGCTAAGCTTTGCTGTTGATAGCAAGAAGCTCCTGCTAAAGAAAATCTTGGAAATCATTGATAAACGTTGGGTGAAACAAATGAACCATCCTTTGTATGGGGCTGCACTGTACTTGAATCCAGGAAAATTACATCCTCTTATATGGGATAATGAAGATGCAGTTGTTGGGCAGCTAAGAGGTTCTTTTCATGATGTGCTTGCAAGAATGGTGGAGGATGAAGAACTTAGAGACAAGATTGATGCTCAGTCCTTGGACTATGAAGCCCTTAGGGGAGATGCATTATCAAACAAAATGGCCAAGCAAAACCTTAAGAAACTAAGCCCTT TGGATTGGTGGCGCTCGTATGGTGGTCGTGCTATTGAGCTTCAAAGGTTTGCTAGATGCATTGTGAGTCTTTACGCTTCATCATCAGGCTACGAAAGAAACTGGAGCACATTTGAGTTT ATCCATACAAAGAAAAGGAACAGGTTGCTGCATAAGAGGTTGAATGCCATTGTCTTTGTTTCCTACAATCGGAAGATGAAGACTAGGTTTCAAATAAGGCAtgagaaaaaaggaaaaagtttTGACCCTTTGGTCATTGATCAATTTGATTGGGACAATGAGTGGGCTGACTGCTGCTGTGTTCATCCTCAAGGTGTGCGTGGATGTGAGGTTGCTGAGAATGAGAATGGTCTTACATGGGAACTTGTTGATGAAGCTCTTGGTGCCTCAAGCTCGCTGCGAGGCCGCAATCTTAAAAGGAAAACCAACAACAAGCGTGCAAGAAATGCACCTTCAGGGCTGGTTGAAGACTCAGGTTCAgccaatgaagaagaggaagatgaccaTGATTCACATGATGATGCGGATATGAGCGGTTGTGAGGATGCTCCAAGTGGCACCAATGGTGATGGAGAGAACGTGGATGCTACAAATGTCCATGATGAGTTTGATGATGGGTATTAG